One genomic window of Numida meleagris isolate 19003 breed g44 Domestic line chromosome 1, NumMel1.0, whole genome shotgun sequence includes the following:
- the CD9 gene encoding CD9 antigen isoform X1 — translation MPVKGGIKCIKYLLFGFNFIFWLAGTAVLAIGLWLRFDVQTKSVFELESNNTTFYTGVYILIGAGALMMLVGFLGCCGALQESQCMLGLFFVFLFVIFALEIATAIWGFANKEKIVEELQDFYKETYEKRSQPAARETLKAFHFALNCCGITGGIEQQLMDTCPKKTLLESFATMACPKAIDDVFNSKLNVIGAVGLGIAVIMIFGMIFSMVLCCAIRRNREMV, via the exons ATGCCTGTTAAAGGAGGCATTAAGTGCATCAAGTACTTGCTCTTTGGCTTCAACTTCATATTCTGG CTTGCAGGAACAGCAGTTCTTGCAATTGGACTATGGCTTCGGTTTGATGTGCAGACCAAAAGTGTCTTTGAACTGGAATCCAACAACACAACATTCTATACAG GAGTTTACATCCTAATTGGAGCTGGTGCACTCATGATGCTGGTTGGCTTCTTGGGATGCTGCGGTGCATTGCAGGAGTCACAGTGTATGCTTGGACTG ttctttgTCTTCCTCTTTGTGATTTTTGCCCTTGAAATTGCTACTGCCATCTGGGGatttgcaaataaagaaaag ATTGTTGAAGAGTTACAAGACTTCTACAAAGAAACCTACGAAAAGAGATCTCAGCCAGCTGCCAGAGAAACcttgaaagcatttcattttgct CTGAACTGCTGTGGTATTACTGGAGGTATTGAACAGCAGCTAATGGACACCTGTCCAAAGAAGACCTTGCTTGAGTCATTTGCTACAATG GCATGCCCTAAAGCCATTGATGATGTCTTTAATTCAAAACTGAATGTCATTGGAGCAGTTGGCCTTGGTATTGCTGTGATAATG atttTTGGCATGATATTCAGTATGGTTCTTTGCTGTGCTATCCgcagaaacagagaaatggTCTAA
- the CD9 gene encoding CD9 antigen isoform X2 has protein sequence MRTLQPSGELAGTAVLAIGLWLRFDVQTKSVFELESNNTTFYTGVYILIGAGALMMLVGFLGCCGALQESQCMLGLFFVFLFVIFALEIATAIWGFANKEKIVEELQDFYKETYEKRSQPAARETLKAFHFALNCCGITGGIEQQLMDTCPKKTLLESFATMACPKAIDDVFNSKLNVIGAVGLGIAVIMIFGMIFSMVLCCAIRRNREMV, from the exons ATGAGAACCTTGCAGCCCAGTGGTGAG CTTGCAGGAACAGCAGTTCTTGCAATTGGACTATGGCTTCGGTTTGATGTGCAGACCAAAAGTGTCTTTGAACTGGAATCCAACAACACAACATTCTATACAG GAGTTTACATCCTAATTGGAGCTGGTGCACTCATGATGCTGGTTGGCTTCTTGGGATGCTGCGGTGCATTGCAGGAGTCACAGTGTATGCTTGGACTG ttctttgTCTTCCTCTTTGTGATTTTTGCCCTTGAAATTGCTACTGCCATCTGGGGatttgcaaataaagaaaag ATTGTTGAAGAGTTACAAGACTTCTACAAAGAAACCTACGAAAAGAGATCTCAGCCAGCTGCCAGAGAAACcttgaaagcatttcattttgct CTGAACTGCTGTGGTATTACTGGAGGTATTGAACAGCAGCTAATGGACACCTGTCCAAAGAAGACCTTGCTTGAGTCATTTGCTACAATG GCATGCCCTAAAGCCATTGATGATGTCTTTAATTCAAAACTGAATGTCATTGGAGCAGTTGGCCTTGGTATTGCTGTGATAATG atttTTGGCATGATATTCAGTATGGTTCTTTGCTGTGCTATCCgcagaaacagagaaatggTCTAA
- the CD9 gene encoding CD9 antigen isoform X3, protein MVTPSTHPPRFAGVYILIGAGALMMLVGFLGCCGALQESQCMLGLFFVFLFVIFALEIATAIWGFANKEKIVEELQDFYKETYEKRSQPAARETLKAFHFALNCCGITGGIEQQLMDTCPKKTLLESFATMACPKAIDDVFNSKLNVIGAVGLGIAVIMIFGMIFSMVLCCAIRRNREMV, encoded by the exons ATGGTGACACCCTCCACTCACCCCCCTAGATTTGCAG GAGTTTACATCCTAATTGGAGCTGGTGCACTCATGATGCTGGTTGGCTTCTTGGGATGCTGCGGTGCATTGCAGGAGTCACAGTGTATGCTTGGACTG ttctttgTCTTCCTCTTTGTGATTTTTGCCCTTGAAATTGCTACTGCCATCTGGGGatttgcaaataaagaaaag ATTGTTGAAGAGTTACAAGACTTCTACAAAGAAACCTACGAAAAGAGATCTCAGCCAGCTGCCAGAGAAACcttgaaagcatttcattttgct CTGAACTGCTGTGGTATTACTGGAGGTATTGAACAGCAGCTAATGGACACCTGTCCAAAGAAGACCTTGCTTGAGTCATTTGCTACAATG GCATGCCCTAAAGCCATTGATGATGTCTTTAATTCAAAACTGAATGTCATTGGAGCAGTTGGCCTTGGTATTGCTGTGATAATG atttTTGGCATGATATTCAGTATGGTTCTTTGCTGTGCTATCCgcagaaacagagaaatggTCTAA
- the CD9 gene encoding CD9 antigen isoform X4: MMLVGFLGCCGALQESQCMLGLFFVFLFVIFALEIATAIWGFANKEKIVEELQDFYKETYEKRSQPAARETLKAFHFALNCCGITGGIEQQLMDTCPKKTLLESFATMACPKAIDDVFNSKLNVIGAVGLGIAVIMIFGMIFSMVLCCAIRRNREMV, translated from the exons ATGATGCTGGTTGGCTTCTTGGGATGCTGCGGTGCATTGCAGGAGTCACAGTGTATGCTTGGACTG ttctttgTCTTCCTCTTTGTGATTTTTGCCCTTGAAATTGCTACTGCCATCTGGGGatttgcaaataaagaaaag ATTGTTGAAGAGTTACAAGACTTCTACAAAGAAACCTACGAAAAGAGATCTCAGCCAGCTGCCAGAGAAACcttgaaagcatttcattttgct CTGAACTGCTGTGGTATTACTGGAGGTATTGAACAGCAGCTAATGGACACCTGTCCAAAGAAGACCTTGCTTGAGTCATTTGCTACAATG GCATGCCCTAAAGCCATTGATGATGTCTTTAATTCAAAACTGAATGTCATTGGAGCAGTTGGCCTTGGTATTGCTGTGATAATG atttTTGGCATGATATTCAGTATGGTTCTTTGCTGTGCTATCCgcagaaacagagaaatggTCTAA